The Stomoxys calcitrans chromosome 3, idStoCalc2.1, whole genome shotgun sequence genome includes a region encoding these proteins:
- the LOC106081396 gene encoding protein disulfide-isomerase A5 has product MQLTQLTTIFLAILTPTIIKPAVGKVNSKSAIIEDIVEYKDFKKLLRTKTNVLVLFSSNGKQSAEQIRVFKETADAVKGTGTMVLMDCSQAEKKKLCKKLKVNPEPVALKHYKDGDFHKDYDRQMSVTSMVNFMRDPAGDLPWEEDPVGKDVIHFGDYASFIKHLKKDIRPMLVMFYVPWCGFCKRLKPDFSKAATELKSEGYLLAGMDVERQENALARRVYNITGFPTIIYFENGKFKQIYEGDNNKDGIMAFMRDPSSVTIKKPKELEWSADTNSEIVHLTKQGFEPALKDEKSVLVMFYAPWCGHCKRMKPEYEKAALEMKQKNVPGVLAALDATKESAIAEQYKVKGYPTIKYFVNGQFKFDVNVRDADKIIEFMKDPKEPPPPPPPEKSWEEEEDTEVVFLNDQNFATTLKRKKHALVMFYAPWCGHCKSTKPEFNAAAKALKDDSRMILAAVDCTRDNAVCSQHDVRGYPTIKYFSYLKTKQEYNGGRKREDFIAYMKKANDIVPKAKTEQHEEL; this is encoded by the exons ATGCAATTAACACAACTTACAACAATA TTTTTAGCAATACTTACGCCCACAATAATAAAACCGGCTGTCGGCAAAGTGAACAGCAAATCAGCCATTATAGAGGACATTGTTGAATATAAGGATTTTAAGAAACTGTTGCGTACAAAAACCAATGTCTTGGTCCTCTTTAGCAGTAATGGAAAACAATCTGCCGAACAGATAAGGGTTTTCAAAGAGACTGCCGATGCCGTCAAAGGGACGGGGACCATGGTCCTCATGGATTGTTCACAGGCGGAGAAGAAGAAATTGTGTAAAAAACTAAAGGTCAATCCTGAACCAGTGGCCTTAAAGCATTACAAAGATGGTGATTTCCATAAGGATTACGATCGCCAAATGTCTGTGACATCCATGGTGAATTTTATGCGTGATCCAGCAGGTGATTTGCCTTGGGAAGAAGACCCCGTGGGCAAAGATGTCATACACTTTGGTGATTATGCCAGTTTTATTAAACATTTGAAGAAAGACATACGACCCATGCTGGTAATGTTCTATGTGCCATGGTGTGGTTTTTGTAAGAGATTAAAGCCAGACTTTTCCAAAGCAGCTACGGAATTGAAAAGTGAAGGCTATCTGTTGGCTGGTATGGATGTGGAGAGACAAGAAAATGCCTTGGCCAGAAGGGTTTATAATATAACAG GTTTTCCCACCATCATCTATTTTGAGAATGGCAAATTCAAACAAATCTATGAGGGAGATAATAACAAGGACGGCATAATGGCTTTCATGCGTGATCCCAGTTCGGTAACAATTAAAAAACCCAAAGAACTAGAGTGGTCTGCTGATACAAATTCAGAAATAGTGCATCTCACCAagcaaggattcgaacctgcTCTCAAGGACGAAAAATCTGTATTGGTCATGTTCTATGCACCGT GGTGCGGTCATTGTAAACGTATGAAGCCGGAATATGAAAAAGCAGCAttggaaatgaaacaaaaaaatgttcctGGAGTTTTGGCAGCATTGGATGCCACCAAAGAAAGTGCGATTGCTGAACAATACAAGGTCAAAGGTTATCCAACCATAAAATATTTCGTAAACGGCCAATTTAAGTTTGATGTTAATGTCAGAGATGCCGATAAGattatagaatttatgaaagatCCCAAAGAGCCCCCACCTCCACCTCCGCCGGAAAAAAGTTGGGAAGAGGAAGAAGATACTGAAGTTGTTTTCCTGAACGATCAAAACTTTGCAACAACCTTGAAGAGGAAAAAACATGCATTGGTTATGTTTTATGCACCGT gGTGCGGTCACTGTAAAAGTACAAAACCCGAATTTAATGCAGCCGCCAAAGCTCTGAAAGATGATTCCCGCATGATTTTGGCCGCAGTCGATTGTACGCGCGATAATGCTGTCTGCTCCCAGCATGATGTTCGTGGCTATCCTAccatcaaatatttttcatatttaaaaacaaaacaagaatacAATGGGGGTCGCAAACGTGAAGACTTTATAGCCTACATGAAAAAGGCCAATGATATAGTGCCCAAGGCCAAAACCGAACAACACGAGGAGTTGTAG